In the Hermetia illucens chromosome 1, iHerIll2.2.curated.20191125, whole genome shotgun sequence genome, TTTCCCTAAAATAgtcagagcaatttatataacAAATAGGATCAAAACATAATTTGAACTAAAGAGAAAAGTATGCGGCTTACTTGTATGGCGCCAATCATAGCATCAACATGAGATCTATTATATGCCCCCTCCGAGAATGACGGTCCCCATTGTGTTGTCCATCCAACCGACAAAACCGCTGAAGAAAAATTCTTGCTAGCAGATAAGAAGAAATTTGCATCTACAGGGATACTAGTTGGGTTCACAGGACCAGGTAGAATATCAGCATTCAGCCAGACAGGATAGGTCATCttggaaaatttacaaaagtAAGTATTCAACGCTCCGTGCTTAAACCGTAGCAAAATATATTCCATACTCTCTTCCACAACGAATTCAGAATACCAATAGAGCCTTCATAAACAACCGTCGATTTGAAGTCCAATTTAACGCCTTTCTGTCGATCTGGGTTTAAAGTGTTATAATCCAATATTTTGGTTAAGAATGTCTCCAATGTTATATCAGACACATTGGCCGGAGGATGACCCATAACTGGTATTTGCTGCCCGGACGTGTCATTCTCCAGTGTCCCCAGCACTATATCGGCTTCTATCATGTCAATCTTTCCTAAAATTCATTTGATCTGAAAATCTGTTTTTCTAATGTTCCAAAAATTGCAAGAAATCGTTATTATCCAGGACTTTAAGGAGGTTCAGGTCGGGCGCCAATTTTAAAACTATGAGAAACAAGAGAAACTACACCAAATGTCCTTAGCCTTCACTTCTACTCCCTATTAAATTCGAGGTGCTTAGGTTAATGTTAATGAAACTTACCGGCTAGCGCTTCATCCAGCAGTTTTTGACTATTAACTGCATGAGCCCAGAGGACAGAGGTCAAGTTAGTATCGGATCGTGCAATTGTTGCGGCCATTGTAAGGGTTTTGATGTTGcctaaaatagaaaagaaaggaaTGAGAATTCCATTTTCAACATTTGGAAAGATTCAATCATTTgatcaaaattttgtttttttttttctattctcgGAGGAACATTGGGGAACAGGATAACGGAAGGAAAAAAAAGCAATATACGAGCAGACAAGGCATGAAATCGACCTAGCATATGTACATACCTTTAGAGTCTGTATGGACTTTTTTAAACGTGACcttaaattaatgaaaaaataattttatataacAAATACCTGTACAATTTTCCCACTTTTTCCTGTGTATAGAAAAATATAATCTCATTATTGTTGATCGTTTGTTTCTTTAGCCATCGCGCTGTCTGTTACTACcgaaattttgtaaaaatataaaaacagatGTCTGATAATATCTCCTTTGTTAGCTAATTTTGGATAATTTCAAACTTTTAAAGGAAGACACTGATTATTAATTTTGTCCAATTCACAGGCATAAGGGTATGAAAAACGAAATACATTTTAATGCCTCTCTTTCTCTCGATCCCGCAGGCCAACAGTTAAGAAAGTAATATCTCCGGAAGATATAGTTAAATGTTAGTGCTCTCGAAAAAAACATCGGCAGTCAAACTATCAAATCTTGTCCTCACTTTAATATCAGTAGAGGAAGCAAAAGAAGTGATTTTAGAGGGTGGAAACGATGAGGTACTATGTTGTCCAATAAGTTTTGCGATTCGGTAAAAGAGGGCGTTGCTActaggataatttttttttatgttgatACACTGCTCATATGAACGTATGTGAAGTTTTATCTCAATttgtcaattcattctttgtttacaagccatttagtatCGACATGTCACAGTATCCTTctacaatggaaaaaatcaagtatcgttcagtgattgaattttaatttttggaaggtttaaaaggtttaaaaacaaagaagtttagtttactgggggagccgcagctccgagcactcaggccattattaggcccattgtactatccccgtaaatcgcttattggatggcttcccgcctacggcgttcccaggctttagcgaacctgagaacattctccagaggtagagagtgtgcagattcttcattaaagaaaactttgccaaggtatcttcgtctgagatatGAGGAGGcccggcagctgcataaaaagtgcagggccgtctccccctcctcctcacattgactgtacatagccgaaaccacaacCCCAGtcctttccatatggtagtttaagaagcagtgtcccgttaaaagctctactagggttttcatgtcccagttcttaagagacaacaaaaatgccgctctagcgactccaggctctttcacaaggattttcgcctgccgcaagagttcaaatttctccacacgGCTGCGggaatccttgccatttcatctttcagagtagac is a window encoding:
- the LOC119661268 gene encoding protein FAM151B isoform X3 → MAATIARSDTNLTSVLWAHAVNSQKLLDEALAGKIDMIEADIVLGTLENDTSGQQIPVMGHPPANVSDITLETFLTKILDYNTLNPDRQKGVKLDFKSTVVYEGSIGILNSLWKRMTYPVWLNADILPGPVNPTSIPVDANFFLSASKNFSSAVLSVGWTTQWGPSFSEGAYNRSHVDAMIGAIQGNNITGSKHEITFPVRAGIAAQSLSELQRLYSSLNGTNKLTLTIWSSAGDRVDIEKLRELIFDFGVDKVYLDVPEEVSSKLDLGRNGASSLWPSLLKFSFMNLAMFFVTQILSTRN
- the LOC119661268 gene encoding protein FAM151B isoform X2 encodes the protein MLNGGMGKSVQKWIACCLILGNIKTLTMAATIARSDTNLTSVLWAHAVNSQKLLDEALAGKIDMIEADIVLGTLENDTSGQQIPVMGHPPANVSDITLETFLTKILDYNTLNPDRQKGVKLDFKSTVVYEGSIGILNSLWKRMTYPVWLNADILPGPVNPTSIPVDANFFLSASKNFSSAVLSVGWTTQWGPSFSEGAYNRSHVDAMIGAIQGNNITGSKHEITFPVRAGIAAQSLSELQRLYSSLNGTNKLTLTIWSSAGDRVDIEKLRELIFDFGVDKVYLDVPEEVSSKLDLGRNGASSLWPSLLKFSFMNLAMFFVTQILSTRN
- the LOC119661268 gene encoding protein FAM151B isoform X1; protein product: MLGARVQPTPSLPHYTQTSQQKLSIEGNIKTLTMAATIARSDTNLTSVLWAHAVNSQKLLDEALAGKIDMIEADIVLGTLENDTSGQQIPVMGHPPANVSDITLETFLTKILDYNTLNPDRQKGVKLDFKSTVVYEGSIGILNSLWKRMTYPVWLNADILPGPVNPTSIPVDANFFLSASKNFSSAVLSVGWTTQWGPSFSEGAYNRSHVDAMIGAIQGNNITGSKHEITFPVRAGIAAQSLSELQRLYSSLNGTNKLTLTIWSSAGDRVDIEKLRELIFDFGVDKVYLDVPEEVSSKLDLGRNGASSLWPSLLKFSFMNLAMFFVTQILSTRN